The Lactuca sativa cultivar Salinas chromosome 2, Lsat_Salinas_v11, whole genome shotgun sequence genome includes a window with the following:
- the LOC111909694 gene encoding protein argonaute 4A, giving the protein MVHKTYESEMGGKGFAYDGEKTLFTVGGLPATKLEFNVVLENAASNRTIRGGSPSEGETKRSRRVPQSKQYKVTLSYATKIPIQAIVNALQGHDSEQFHEAVRVLDVLLRQHAAKQGCLLVRQCYFQNDSRNFISIGGGVVGCRGFHSSFRATQSGLSLNMDVSTTMIVKPGKVMDFLFENQNVRSLREIDWIKAKRMLKNLRIKTLPSNLEYKIIGLSEKTCREQRFSLKQKNQRDGYSPNEAIDITVFQYYAEYRQIHLEYSADCPCLDVGKPKRPVYIPLELCDLISLQRYTKALSNLQRASLVEKSRQKPRDRMQALTGALNQSNYGADPLINATGITITTTFTQVEGRVLEPPKLKFGRGGDMVPRGGRWNFNNKTLVEPSRISCWVVVNFSARCDMNALKNNLRMCSQAKGIELDPPFGVIEENPQFKRSPAPIRVDKMFEAIRQKLPGPPSFILCILPERKNSDIYGPWKRKCLVDHGIVTQCIAPTKINDQYVTNMLLKINAKMGGINSLLSIEFSNAIPLVSRTPTIIFGMDVSHGSPGRADVPSIAAVVSSRKWPQISRYRASVRAQSARVEMIDGLFKPISHDKDEGMIRELLDDFYLSTPKLKPKNIIIFRDGVSESQFNQVLNIELNQIIEACKFLDEQWDPKFLLIVAQKAHHTKFFQANSEANVPPGTVVDNKVCHPKSNDFYLCAQNGPIGTTRPTHYHVLLDEIGFSADELQELVHSLSYVYQRSTTAISVVAPICYAHLAAGQVAQFVKFDDMSDTASSHSGGGVGGSSFTQLPKLHDKVSSSMFFC; this is encoded by the exons ATGGTTCATAAAACCTACGAATCTGAAATGGGTGGTAAAGGTTTTGCGTACGATGGTGAAAAGACTCTTTTCACCGTTGGTGGTTTACCTGCAACTAAGCTCGAGTTCAATGTTGTTCTGGAAAATGCCGCATCAAATAG AACTATCCGAGGTGGAAGCCCAAGTGAAGGAGAAACGAAGAGGTCCAGACGTGTGCCTCAATCGAAACAATACAAGGTCACTTTAAGCTACGCTACAAAAATCCCAATTCAAGCCATTGTTAATGCGCTTCAAGGTCACGATTCAGAACAATTTCATGAAGCGGTTAGGGTTCTAGATGTTCTTCTTCGCCAACACGCTGCGAAACA AGGTTGTCTTCTGGTTAGACAATGCTACTTTCAAAATGATTCCAGAAACTTCATAAGCATTGGAGGTGGTGTTGTGGGTTGCAGGGGGTTCCATTCAAGTTTTCGCGCCACCCAATCTGGGCTGAGTTTGAACATGG ATGTATCGACAACAATGATAGTGAAGCCAgggaaagttatggatttccTGTTTGAAAACCAAAACGTTCGCAGCTTAAGGGAGATCGATTGGATCAAG GCAAAAAGAATGCTGAAGAACCTTCGCATCAAGACCTTACCCTCGAATCTGGAGTATAAGATCATTGGATTGAGTGAGAAAACATGTAGAGAACAGAG GTTTTCATTGAAACAAAAGAATCAAAGAGATGGGTATAGCCCAAATGAAGCCATTGACATAACAGTGTTTCAATACTATGCTGAGTATCGACAAATACACCTTGAATACTCTGCTGATTGCCCATGTCTTGATGTTGGAAAACCTAAGCGACCAGTTTATATCCCACTCGAg ttgTGTGATTTGATTTCCCTTCAACGATACACCAAGGCTTTGTCTAATTTACAAAGAGCTTCACTTGTTGAGAAGTCACGACAAAAGCCTCGTGATCGAATGCAAGCATTGACTGGT GCACTGAATCAAAGTAACTATGGTGCTGATCCTCTTATTAATGCCACTGGGATTACAATCACTACCACTTTCACACAAGTCGAGGGTCGAGTTTTGGAACCTCCAAAG TTGAAATTCGGGAGAGGAGGAGACATGGTGCCACGTGGAGGTCGGTGGAACTTCAACAACAAG ACACTTGTTGAGCCTTCAAGGATAAGCTGTTGGGTTGTAGTCAACTTTTCTGCACGATGTGACATGAATGCCCTAAAGAACAATCTCCGCATGTGTTCTCAAGCAAAGGGAATC GAACTCGATCCACCATTTGGTGTGATCGAAGAGAACCCTCAGTTTAAACGTAGCCCTGCCCCCATTCGTGTTGATAAAATGTTTGAAGCCATAAGACAAAAACTCCCGGGCCCACCTTCGTTCATTCTATGCATCCTCCCTGAACGAAAAAATTCGGACATCTACG GTCCATGGAAACGAAAATGTCTCGTGGACCATGGGATTGTCACACAGTGCATCGCCCCGACTAAGATCAACGACCAGTATGTCACAAACATGCTTCTCAAGATCAATGCAAAG atGGGTGGAATAAACTCTTTGTTGTCAATTGAGTTTTCAAATGCTATACCATTGGTGTCACGGACTCCCACTATAATCTTTGGGATGGATGTCTCCCATGGTTCACCTGGACGTGCGGATGTTCCCTCAATTGCTGCT GTTGTAAGCTCAAGGAAATGGCCACAAATTTCGCGATACAGAGCATCTGTTCGTGCACAATCTGCAAGAGTTGAGATGATCGATGGTTTGTTTAAGCCTATTTCACATGATAAAGATGAAGGAATGATAAG GGAGCTGTTGGATGACTTCTATTTAAGCACTCCAAAATTGAAACCGAAGAACATAATTATATTCAGAGATGGTGTAAGCGAATCGCAGTTTAATCAAGTGCTCAACATCGAACTCAATCAAATCATTGAAGCGTGTAAGTTCTTGGATGAACAATGGGATCCGAAGTTTTTGTTGATCGTGGCACAAAAGGCTCATCACACAAAGTTCTTCCAAGCCAATTCAGAAGCTAACGTTCCTCCAG GAACAGTCGTTGATAATAAAGTTTGTCATCCAAAGAGCAACGATTTCTATTTATGCGCACAAAATGGACCTATT GGTACTACACGACCTACGCATTACCATGTGCTTCTTGATGAGATCGGGTTTTCTGCTGATGAGTTGCAAGAGCTTGTTCATTCGTTATCCTATGT GTACCAAAGGAGTACAACTGCTATATCTGTAG TTGCTCCGATATGCTATGCTCACTTGGCGGCAGGACAGGTGGCACAGTTTGTGAAGTTTGATGACATGTCAGACACTGCGTCTAGTCACAGTGGTGGTGGTGTGGGTGGTTCTTCTTTCACCCAGTTGCCAAAGCTTCATGATAAGGTTTCTAGTTCCATGTTCTTCTGCTGA
- the LOC111909652 gene encoding histone H3-like centromeric protein CENH3, with amino-acid sequence MARTKQPAKRSWGKRQSAGASTSTSTSTPRKSPRKDPGSSGTGQRQKQKPHRFKPGTQALREIRRLQKTVNLLIPAAPFIRTVKEISNYIAPEVTRWQAEALQALQEAAEDYIVQLFEDSMLCSIHAKRVTLMKKDMELARRLTKKGQPW; translated from the exons ATGGCGAGAACCAAACAACCTGCTAAACGAAGTTGGGGCAAGCGACAATCTG CTGGAGCATCAACTTCAACCTCAACAAGTACG CCACGGAAATCTCCGAGAAAGGATCCAGGGA GTTCAGGAACTGGACAGAGGCAGAAACAGAAACCCCATCGTTTTAAGCCTGGAACTCAAGCACTTCGTGAGATTCGTCGTCTTCAGAAGACTGTTAACCTTCTCATTCCAGCTGCTCCTTTCATTCGAACT GTAAAAGAGATAAGCAACTACATTGCCCCTGAAGTTACACGTTGGCAAGCTGAAGCTCTACAAGCCCTTCAAGAG GCTGCAGAAGATTACATAGTTCAGTTGTTTGAAGATTCAATGTTGTGCTCGATTCATGCAAAGCGTGTTACCCTGA tgAAAAAGGACATGGAATTGGCTAGAAGGCTTACGAAGAAAGGGCAACCATGGTAG